In Oryza sativa Japonica Group chromosome 2, ASM3414082v1, the following are encoded in one genomic region:
- the LOC4329550 gene encoding uncharacterized LOC4329550: MADSGKKRDGSANGAEKKASPTPKPPSSSTSGFSKNVPLLVFVLLLGLLYRQLQPPVPKICGTPGGPPVTGPRLQLKDGRHLAYHEYGVPKDQAKHKIIFVHGFDSCRYDALQVSPELAEELGVYMVSFDRPGYGESDPHPGRTEDSIAFDIEGLADGLQLGPKFYLIGYSMGGEIMWSCLKNIPHRLAGVSILGPVGNYWWSGYPSNVSTEAWYVQLPQDQWAVRVAHHAPWLAYWWNTQKLFPASSVISFNPAILSREDLTVIPKFAYRTYAGQVRQQGEHESLHRDMLVGFGKWGWSPLEMENPFPAGEAAVHLWHGAEDLIVPVQLSRHIAQRLPWVRYHELPTAGHLFPITEGMPDLIVRSMLLTDE; this comes from the exons ATGGCGGACTCCGGCAAGAAGCGGGACGGGTCGGCCAACGGCGCCGAGAAGAaggcgtcgccgacgccgaagccgccgtcctcctccacaTCCG GTTTCTCCAAGAATGTCCCCCTCCTCGTGTTTGTGTTATTGCTGGGGCTGCTGTACCGGCAGCTTCAGCCTCCGGTTCCGAAAATCTGTGGAACTCCGGGAGGCCCTCCGGTGACCGGGCCAAGATTGCAGCTCAAGGATGGGAGGCACCTGGCCTACCACGAGTACGGCGTCCCTAAGGATCAGGCCAAGCACAAGATCATCTTCGTCCATGGCTTCGACTCCTGCAGATACGACGCCCTCCAAGTGTCACCT GAGCTCGCAGAAGAGCTGGGTGTCTACATGGTCTCGTTCGATCGTCCTGGGTATGGAGAGAGCGACCCACACCCCGGTAGAACGGAGGACAGCATTGCGTTCGACATCGAAGGGCTCGCCGACGGGCTGCAGCTCGGCCCCAAGTTCTACCTCATCGGCTACTCCATGGGCGGGGAAATCATGTGGAGCTGCCTCAAAAACATCCCTCACAG GCTCGCGGGGGTGTCAATCCTGGGGCCGGTGGGGAACTACTGGTGGTCGGGTTACCCGTCGAACGTGTCGACGGAGGCGTGGTACGTGCAGCTCCCGCAGGACCAGTGGGCCGTCCGCGTGGCGCACCACGCCCCCTGGCTCGCCTACTGGTGGAACACCCAGAAGCTCTTCCCGGCCTCCAGCGTCATCTCCTTCAACCCCGCCATCCTCTCCCGGGAAGACTTGACCGTCATCCCCAAGTTCGCCTACCGCACCTACGCC GGGCAGGTGAGGCAGCAGGGGGAGCACGAGAGCCTGCACCGGGACATGCTGGTGGGGTTCGGGAAGTGGGGGTGGAGCCCGCTGGAGATGGAGAACCCGTTcccggcgggcgaggcggcggtgcacCTGTGGCACGGCGCGGAGGACCTCATCGTGCCCGTGCAGCTGTCGCGGCACATCGCGCAGCGGCTGCCGTGGGTGCGGTACCACGAGCTGCCCACGGCGGGCCACCTGTTCCCCATCACCGAAGGGATGCCGGACCTCATCGTCAGGTCGATGCTGCTCACCGACGAGTGA
- the LOC4329551 gene encoding germin-like protein 2-4 precursor has product MAHRRRCLLLLLAVLLPAMAARGDPDAVQDFCVPDAGRGRPVELAMLPAYPCRSPANLTAGDFAFSGVRAAGNFSPETGFAGVSVTPAQFPGLHTLGMSFARADLSAAGGVNPPHYHPRATETALVLAGRVYAGFVDSGGRLFAKVLEQGEVMVFPRAMVHFQLNVGDTPATVYGAFNSENPGIVRIPATVFGSGIREAVLERAFGLTPAELRRLEKRFGPPKKAEMED; this is encoded by the coding sequence ATGGcgcatcgtcgtcgttgtctcCTCCTCTTGCTCgccgtgctgctgccggcgatggcggcaagGGGCGATCCCGACGCGGTGCAGGACTTCTGCGTGCCGGACGCCGGGCGTGGGCGGCCGGTGGAGCTCGCCATGCTCCCGGCCTACCCGTGCAGGAGCCCCGCCAACCTGACGGCGGGCGACTTCGCCTTCTCCGGCGTGCGCGCCGCGGGGAACTTCTCGCCGGAGACGGGGTTCGCCGGCGTGTCCGTCACCCCGGCGCAGTTCCCGGGCCTGCACACCCTGGGGAtgtccttcgcccgcgccgacctctcggcggccggcggcgtcaaCCCGCCGCACTACCACCCGCGCGCCACCGAGACGGCGCTCGTCCTCGCCGGCCGCGTGTACGCCGGGTTCGTCGACTCCGGCGGCCGCCTCTTCGCCAAGGTGCTCGAGCAGGGGGAGGTGATGGTGTTCCCGCGCGCCATGGTGCACTTCCAGCTCAACGTCGGCGACACGCCGGCCACGGTCTACGGCGCCTTCAACAGCGAGAACCCCGGCATCGTCCGCATCCCGGCGACGGTGTTCGGGTCCGGCATCAGGGAGGCCGTCCTCGAGAGGGCGTTCGGGCTCACTccggcggagctccggcggcTGGAGAAGAGGTTCGGCCCGCCCAAGAAGGCGGAGATGGAGGATTAG